One Mangrovimonas cancribranchiae DNA segment encodes these proteins:
- a CDS encoding DUF2911 domain-containing protein, translating into MKSTKTFLGSILTLVFLTSFSLTAQNFKDLDASPMDAAAHPSSHRVSKKVVKVIYSRPQLKGRTVQSLTPNGEVWRTGANEATEITFFKDVTFGDKKVEAGTYSLFTIPGEKEWTIIINTDVDVWGAYSYNKDNDVARATVPVTKGEDYLEPFSIAFDGNGTMHLGWGTFRVAVPISE; encoded by the coding sequence ATGAAATCAACAAAAACATTTTTAGGCTCCATTTTAACACTTGTATTTCTAACATCCTTTTCCTTAACGGCACAAAACTTCAAGGATTTGGATGCAAGTCCAATGGATGCAGCCGCTCACCCAAGCAGCCATAGAGTTTCCAAAAAAGTTGTCAAGGTCATATACAGTAGACCACAACTTAAAGGCAGAACGGTTCAGTCTCTTACGCCAAATGGCGAGGTATGGCGTACTGGCGCTAACGAAGCTACAGAAATCACGTTTTTTAAAGATGTTACTTTTGGCGATAAAAAAGTAGAAGCAGGAACCTATTCGCTGTTTACCATTCCTGGAGAAAAAGAATGGACAATCATCATCAATACCGACGTAGATGTTTGGGGTGCGTATAGCTACAACAAAGACAACGATGTTGCTCGTGCAACCGTTCCCGTGACCAAAGGCGAAGATTATTTGGAACCTTTCTCCATTGCCTTTGATGGCAACGGCACTATGCATTTAGGCTGGGGAACATTCCGTGTAGCCGTTCCTATTTCGGAATAG